One stretch of Bacteroidota bacterium DNA includes these proteins:
- a CDS encoding cytochrome c peroxidase — MISTAKHDLRASEVASMLTSGPQDAIPTKSLHQTFRQIQRLALCLVMSGLLVGCDLFSKGDDSDPSLDELLEETLAAAAPGQGMAAFELPESTDFASIPQDPNNPVTAKKVELGQLLYHETGLLTNPTRPEGLHTASCASCHHAAAGFQAGVIQGVGEGGFGFGTDGSSRVNDPNYALEELDVQPIRTPSAMNGAYQIVNLWNGQFGATGPNAGTEDRWTPGTPIATNELGYEGLETQAIGGLGVHRMGLIDSSLVVTNPTYTTLFAEAFPTVADPFDVEHTGLAIAAFERTMLSNQAPFQLWLKGNKNAMTDAEKRGAMLFADKAGCVDCHGGPALSSMTFYALGMNNLDGPGVYGDFDTAEANLGRASFTGNAADEYKFKTPQLYNLVDSPFYGHGGNFRSVREVVEYKNAAVPQNAEVPAGQLAAQFQPLGLTQDEVSDLVAFIEGGLYDPNLSRYVPSSIPSGNCLVVNDTQSRADLGC; from the coding sequence ATGATCAGTACAGCGAAGCACGATCTTCGGGCTTCTGAGGTGGCTTCTATGCTTACTTCCGGCCCGCAAGACGCAATTCCAACAAAATCACTGCATCAAACTTTTCGGCAAATCCAGCGCCTGGCCCTGTGCCTCGTAATGTCTGGTTTGCTGGTAGGTTGTGATCTCTTTAGTAAAGGCGACGACAGCGATCCTAGCCTTGACGAACTTTTGGAAGAAACGCTGGCAGCAGCCGCACCCGGACAGGGTATGGCCGCATTTGAGTTGCCAGAAAGCACTGACTTTGCGTCAATTCCTCAAGATCCAAACAACCCGGTAACAGCCAAGAAAGTTGAACTTGGCCAGTTGCTTTACCACGAAACAGGCCTTCTGACCAACCCAACGCGTCCTGAAGGACTCCATACCGCTTCTTGCGCTTCTTGCCATCACGCTGCTGCCGGCTTCCAGGCTGGTGTCATCCAGGGTGTTGGTGAAGGTGGGTTCGGTTTTGGTACTGATGGTTCTTCTCGCGTAAACGATCCAAATTACGCACTCGAAGAGCTCGATGTACAGCCAATCCGTACACCTTCAGCAATGAACGGTGCATACCAGATTGTTAACCTGTGGAACGGCCAGTTTGGTGCTACAGGTCCGAATGCAGGTACTGAAGACCGTTGGACTCCAGGTACGCCAATCGCTACCAACGAACTTGGATATGAAGGACTTGAAACACAGGCTATTGGTGGACTAGGCGTACATCGTATGGGGCTTATCGACAGCTCATTGGTTGTTACCAACCCAACGTACACCACGCTTTTTGCAGAAGCATTCCCTACAGTGGCAGATCCATTTGACGTCGAGCATACCGGTCTGGCTATCGCTGCTTTTGAGCGCACAATGCTGTCTAACCAGGCGCCGTTCCAGCTCTGGCTGAAAGGCAACAAAAACGCAATGACCGACGCTGAGAAGCGTGGTGCCATGCTGTTTGCTGACAAAGCGGGCTGTGTTGATTGCCATGGTGGTCCTGCACTGAGCTCTATGACCTTCTATGCACTGGGTATGAATAACCTGGACGGTCCTGGCGTATATGGTGATTTCGATACAGCTGAAGCCAACCTGGGTCGCGCAAGCTTCACCGGAAACGCAGCTGACGAATACAAATTCAAAACGCCTCAGCTTTACAACCTCGTTGACTCTCCATTCTACGGACACGGTGGTAACTTCCGCTCTGTACGTGAAGTGGTTGAGTACAAAAACGCAGCTGTACCGCAGAACGCTGAAGTACCTGCCGGCCAACTTGCCGCGCAGTTCCAGCCACTCGGCCTGACGCAGGATGAAGTATCTGACCTCGTTGCCTTCATCGAAGGTGGTCTGTACGATCCTAACCTCAGCCGCTACGTGCCTTCTTCTATTCCTTCAGGCAACTGCCTCGTTGTGAATGACACACAGTCACGGGCTGATCTGGGTTGCTAA
- a CDS encoding SRPBCC domain-containing protein gives MQTQTPPLQEGVAQTTKTTFTRTTAVQTLIHADPTIIWALLTNASDFNRWNSTVVSIEGQIRLGETIKLKSTLDEKRTFKLKVKGFTSEQQLVWGDGQGERVYTLEPVDANTIRFSMTERIGGLMFPLYGRFIPSFDASFEQFAADLKAEAEHIQQSQG, from the coding sequence ATGCAAACTCAAACTCCACCATTGCAGGAAGGTGTTGCGCAAACAACCAAAACAACTTTTACCAGAACTACCGCTGTTCAAACGCTAATTCATGCCGATCCTACGATCATCTGGGCCCTGCTTACTAATGCCTCTGATTTTAATCGTTGGAATTCAACTGTCGTATCTATCGAAGGGCAGATACGCCTCGGCGAGACCATCAAGCTCAAGTCCACGCTGGATGAAAAAAGAACGTTTAAGTTAAAAGTAAAGGGCTTCACGTCTGAACAACAGCTGGTATGGGGAGATGGTCAGGGAGAACGTGTGTATACACTTGAGCCAGTTGACGCTAACACCATCCGTTTTTCTATGACCGAGCGTATTGGGGGGCTCATGTTTCCGCTTTATGGCCGCTTCATTCCATCGTTTGATGCAAGCTTTGAACAATTTGCTGCTGATCTGAAAGCAGAAGCTGAACACATTCAACAATCCCAGGGATGA
- a CDS encoding aminotransferase class III-fold pyridoxal phosphate-dependent enzyme, whose amino-acid sequence MASKSTSMNREEILQVRSKHLGKSLSTSYNTPLEIVRGEQQYLYNKDGRQFLDCVNNVCHVGHCHPHVVRAGQQQMEVLNTNTRYLHENLALYARRLASMFPDPLSVCFLVCSGSEANELALRLASTYTESRELLVLDAAYHGNTGATVDISPYKYEGKGGYVQRDHVTKVMLPDGYRGPYKYDDPDSASKYAGHVAEAIQQLATAGRRPGAFIAESLAGCGGQVEFPSGYLAAAYEHVRAAGGLCIADEVQVGFGRVGSHFWAFETQNVIPDIVTMGKPIGNGHPMAAVITTPAIANAFANGMEYFNTFGGNPVSCAVGLAVLDVIANEGLQQQAWQVGKSLKKQLSALKEKHALIGDVRGRGLFLGVELVRDHETLEPADTEAALIVEQMKERGILLSTDGPLHNVIKIKPPLQFNMSNAKHVAHTLDEVMRTFAP is encoded by the coding sequence ATGGCGTCAAAAAGCACAAGCATGAACAGGGAAGAAATTCTTCAGGTCCGCAGCAAGCACCTCGGCAAATCCCTCAGCACCTCATACAACACACCGCTTGAAATTGTACGGGGAGAGCAGCAGTACCTCTACAATAAAGACGGTCGGCAATTCCTGGACTGTGTCAACAATGTATGCCATGTTGGGCACTGCCATCCCCACGTCGTCCGCGCTGGCCAGCAACAAATGGAAGTGCTTAATACCAATACGCGGTATCTACACGAAAACCTCGCCCTTTACGCGCGCCGGCTTGCCAGCATGTTTCCGGATCCACTTTCTGTTTGCTTTCTGGTGTGCTCGGGCAGCGAAGCCAACGAACTGGCCCTACGCCTTGCCAGCACGTATACAGAAAGCCGCGAATTGCTCGTACTTGATGCGGCTTATCACGGCAATACAGGTGCAACGGTAGACATCAGCCCTTATAAATATGAAGGCAAAGGAGGCTATGTACAACGCGATCATGTCACAAAGGTCATGCTACCAGATGGGTACCGGGGCCCCTACAAATACGACGACCCCGATAGTGCCTCCAAATACGCCGGCCACGTTGCAGAAGCCATTCAACAACTCGCGACGGCAGGGCGCCGGCCCGGCGCTTTTATCGCAGAGTCACTTGCCGGCTGCGGTGGGCAGGTGGAATTCCCTTCCGGATACCTCGCTGCCGCCTATGAACACGTCCGGGCAGCAGGCGGTCTGTGTATTGCAGACGAAGTGCAAGTAGGGTTTGGTCGTGTTGGCAGTCATTTCTGGGCATTCGAAACACAAAATGTGATACCCGACATAGTGACCATGGGTAAACCCATTGGCAATGGCCATCCAATGGCTGCAGTGATAACAACGCCAGCTATCGCCAATGCCTTCGCCAACGGCATGGAGTATTTCAATACTTTTGGCGGCAATCCAGTATCCTGCGCCGTGGGACTGGCGGTGTTGGATGTAATCGCCAATGAAGGATTACAACAACAGGCCTGGCAGGTAGGCAAAAGCTTGAAAAAGCAGTTGAGCGCCTTAAAAGAGAAGCACGCACTTATCGGCGACGTACGGGGACGGGGACTTTTCCTGGGTGTCGAATTGGTACGTGATCACGAAACGCTTGAGCCGGCCGACACGGAAGCCGCACTGATTGTTGAGCAAATGAAAGAGCGCGGCATACTCCTCAGTACAGATGGCCCTTTACATAACGTGATCAAAATCAAACCCCCCTTGCAGTTCAATATGAGCAATGCCAAACACGTTGCGCACACCCTCGATGAAGTGATGCGGACATTTGCCCCATAA
- a CDS encoding MarR family transcriptional regulator, with product MRIPLKDKLKQNVDFQSAAHESSLALMVAAVHVRRQSDTIFKKYELNFNYYNVLRILRGATDEGYPRCDIIERMIDPAPDVTRLMDQLVNKGWVRRERSEQDRRQSLHWITEAGRELLGKIDAEIDALNVRFAEHLGAEDMAHLIRIAEKIYTHDPADA from the coding sequence ATGCGTATTCCTCTAAAAGACAAGCTGAAGCAGAATGTCGATTTTCAGAGTGCTGCTCACGAGTCATCGCTTGCGTTGATGGTTGCTGCAGTGCATGTGCGCCGACAATCCGACACGATCTTCAAGAAGTATGAGTTGAATTTCAACTACTACAACGTGTTGCGCATTTTGCGTGGGGCAACAGATGAGGGTTACCCACGGTGCGACATTATCGAGCGCATGATTGACCCCGCCCCTGACGTGACGCGGCTGATGGACCAGCTTGTGAACAAGGGATGGGTACGGCGCGAACGGTCGGAGCAGGATCGCCGGCAGAGCTTGCACTGGATTACGGAAGCCGGTCGGGAGCTTCTCGGGAAAATTGACGCAGAGATTGATGCGCTGAACGTTCGTTTTGCCGAGCATCTTGGTGCAGAAGACATGGCCCATCTCATCCGGATTGCCGAAAAAATCTATACCCACGATCCCGCTGATGCCTGA
- a CDS encoding DUF547 domain-containing protein: MKTLAQRVQFLFTTVVILLFTSQISQAQSINAFYDDVDAFMSKYVDNGLVAYGVIKDKPAELDALLAQIAILDRTSLSAADEKAYMINAYNVLVIKNIIDHYPTASPTAENGFFDRDKFQVSGKSQTLDELEKGDLYVKYPDARLHFVLVCAALGCPLLVEDAYRGDILETQLDTRTKHTLNSEFYVNVSSDGSRVDVSELFSWYTDDFTKDGLSVVGYLNQYRKDSLPENIKVGFIKYDWTLNDDKTKGMTGSLDVLETDPGNTLLQGQNLQALTPSTLLVPGQVDVKVFNNLYTQTAFFDDGGSRVDTDRWTFFTSIISFQVGITERLNLGLDLYPKAVRVGDPGSSPLSVLQFSTNNNANAALAALAPKIKFNPLKNVPNLAAQVALYLPLTSDLEGSQSGRPFLDYDDTQLWAQAFYDLPFNEALLLYLEGGVFFRNDSASENANNEFIFPFKGILNYFVNDRLTVYGLTEFTPSSLEQDASLFSTLYTQVGAGVKFQVTPRFEIETLATIFPFGYNKGAGQTYNFGFRYVR, translated from the coding sequence ATGAAAACTTTAGCCCAACGCGTACAATTTCTGTTCACTACCGTAGTTATCCTGCTGTTTACCAGCCAGATAAGTCAGGCACAGTCTATCAATGCCTTTTACGATGACGTAGATGCTTTTATGAGCAAATACGTTGATAACGGACTGGTGGCCTATGGGGTGATCAAAGACAAGCCGGCTGAACTGGATGCCCTGCTTGCGCAAATTGCAATCCTCGACCGGACAAGCCTCTCTGCGGCCGATGAAAAAGCGTATATGATCAATGCTTACAATGTACTGGTCATCAAAAACATCATCGACCACTATCCCACAGCCTCCCCAACAGCGGAAAACGGGTTCTTCGACCGCGACAAATTTCAGGTAAGCGGCAAGTCGCAAACCCTGGATGAACTGGAAAAAGGTGACTTGTATGTAAAATACCCAGACGCGCGCCTCCACTTTGTACTGGTGTGTGCCGCCCTCGGGTGCCCGCTCCTTGTTGAAGATGCTTACCGGGGTGACATCCTCGAAACCCAGCTCGATACCCGTACCAAACACACCCTGAATTCCGAATTCTACGTAAACGTATCATCCGATGGCAGCCGCGTTGATGTCTCAGAATTATTTTCCTGGTACACAGACGACTTCACAAAAGACGGGCTTTCGGTCGTAGGGTATCTCAACCAGTACCGCAAAGACTCCTTGCCGGAGAATATCAAGGTTGGTTTTATCAAATACGACTGGACCTTGAACGACGACAAAACAAAAGGTATGACGGGCAGCCTTGATGTATTGGAGACGGACCCAGGCAATACGTTGCTGCAGGGCCAGAACCTGCAGGCATTAACGCCCTCTACCCTGCTGGTACCGGGGCAGGTTGACGTCAAAGTGTTCAACAACCTCTACACCCAAACAGCTTTTTTTGATGATGGCGGTTCGCGCGTTGATACGGACCGATGGACGTTTTTTACGAGTATTATTTCGTTCCAGGTTGGCATCACCGAGCGGCTTAATCTTGGCCTGGATCTTTATCCGAAAGCTGTGCGCGTAGGAGATCCGGGGAGTTCACCACTTTCCGTGCTACAATTCTCAACCAACAACAACGCAAACGCTGCCCTGGCCGCGCTTGCACCAAAAATAAAATTTAACCCGCTCAAAAACGTCCCCAATCTGGCAGCACAGGTTGCGCTGTATCTGCCGTTGACATCCGATCTCGAAGGCTCCCAGAGCGGCCGGCCCTTCCTCGATTACGACGACACACAGTTATGGGCACAGGCTTTCTACGACCTGCCCTTTAATGAAGCGCTACTCCTCTATCTCGAAGGTGGTGTTTTCTTCAGAAATGACTCGGCCTCCGAAAACGCAAACAACGAATTTATCTTTCCTTTCAAAGGTATTCTGAACTACTTTGTAAACGATCGGTTGACAGTATACGGCCTGACCGAGTTTACACCTTCTTCGCTAGAGCAAGATGCGTCACTTTTCAGTACCTTGTATACGCAAGTGGGTGCTGGTGTCAAGTTTCAGGTCACGCCCCGCTTTGAAATTGAGACGCTTGCCACAATTTTCCCCTTTGGCTACAATAAAGGCGCCGGGCAGACGTACAATTTCGGATTCCGATATGTTCGCTAA
- a CDS encoding phosphotransferase, with product MRPAFTEVEVAALLTTHYGFTGKIKTLPSYSDQNFLVDTADARFVLKISNSDEPFPVLDFQQQALQHLGIKAPALALPHVIPSQNGALLTEVAAPRNNTHHLVWMVSFLSGQFISDLQSHPPPLLHNLGIFMGTLDKALAGFVHPGMHRTLQWDLKHAPNLTEKLPHIKDSGKRRLVEHFLRRFDEHVVPVSGALRQSVIHNDANDNNVLVDTRNNTAIGGIIDFGDMVYTYTVCEIAIAIAYMILGKEQPLETAMPILRGYQSVYPLTEQELAVLYDMVSIRLCTSVCMSARERSLAPDNAYLAVSEQPAWHALEALQHLSVAQTTATFQTVLT from the coding sequence ATGAGACCTGCATTTACCGAAGTTGAAGTGGCAGCGCTCTTGACGACGCACTATGGCTTCACTGGCAAAATCAAAACCCTACCCAGCTACAGCGACCAGAATTTCCTCGTTGATACAGCAGATGCACGTTTTGTGCTAAAAATTAGCAACTCAGATGAGCCTTTTCCCGTACTCGATTTTCAGCAGCAGGCGCTACAGCATCTTGGTATCAAAGCGCCGGCCCTTGCGCTACCGCACGTCATTCCATCCCAAAATGGCGCTTTACTCACGGAAGTAGCCGCTCCCCGCAACAATACACATCATCTGGTATGGATGGTTAGTTTTCTCTCTGGCCAATTCATATCAGACCTCCAATCCCATCCCCCACCTCTCCTGCACAACCTCGGCATTTTCATGGGCACCCTCGACAAGGCCCTCGCCGGCTTTGTACATCCCGGTATGCACCGCACCCTGCAATGGGACCTCAAACATGCGCCTAATCTGACAGAAAAACTGCCACATATCAAAGATTCTGGCAAACGGCGTCTGGTTGAACATTTCCTGCGACGATTTGATGAACATGTGGTGCCTGTTTCCGGCGCATTGCGCCAGTCTGTAATCCACAATGATGCAAATGACAACAACGTGCTGGTTGATACCCGCAATAACACAGCAATTGGAGGTATCATAGACTTTGGGGATATGGTGTATACCTACACAGTCTGCGAAATTGCCATAGCCATAGCGTACATGATCCTCGGCAAAGAGCAACCGCTGGAAACGGCCATGCCGATCCTCCGCGGATATCAATCTGTGTATCCGTTAACCGAGCAAGAATTGGCAGTATTGTATGATATGGTTTCCATCCGTCTCTGCACCAGTGTTTGCATGTCCGCACGTGAACGAAGCCTTGCACCCGACAATGCCTACCTCGCCGTTAGCGAACAACCAGCATGGCATGCGCTCGAAGCCCTGCAACACCTTAGTGTCGCGCAAACAACAGCAACTTTTCAGACAGTATTAACTTAA
- a CDS encoding RNA polymerase sigma factor, with translation MTTEELTTGFEEIRAQLRGYLLRMTTSSRDADDLVQDTYLKAHKGLAGFRGESSLKTWLFTIASNVAKDHLRAQQRWPENVTDICKEAAMQNRQFFQEAMQIRATSPQGNFEIKEHIAFCYTCVSRSLPLEQQICLWLKEVYGFKVGEIAGIMSQTEAMVKYYLHTGRGKMIDVFDGRCSLINKAGVCHQCTELNGIFNPDQKQAEEVAKIKMARDAEKEDKAHLFDLRMQILQELDPFESGAAELQLHHLEHNRQVMEASLKKK, from the coding sequence ATGACTACAGAGGAGTTGACCACAGGGTTTGAAGAAATTCGAGCGCAATTGCGTGGTTACTTGTTGCGAATGACCACCAGTTCGCGCGACGCAGACGACCTTGTTCAGGATACCTACTTGAAAGCCCATAAAGGACTTGCCGGTTTTCGTGGCGAATCAAGCCTCAAAACGTGGCTCTTTACCATTGCATCCAATGTAGCTAAGGATCATCTGCGGGCCCAGCAACGATGGCCGGAAAACGTAACCGATATTTGCAAAGAGGCTGCAATGCAAAACCGGCAGTTCTTTCAGGAAGCGATGCAAATCCGCGCTACGTCGCCGCAGGGTAATTTCGAGATCAAGGAGCACATCGCTTTTTGCTATACCTGTGTGTCTCGGTCGTTGCCGCTCGAACAGCAGATTTGTTTGTGGCTCAAAGAAGTATATGGGTTCAAAGTGGGCGAAATCGCCGGCATCATGTCGCAAACGGAAGCGATGGTGAAGTATTACCTGCATACCGGACGCGGGAAAATGATTGACGTGTTTGATGGCCGGTGCTCGCTGATCAACAAAGCCGGCGTGTGTCACCAGTGCACCGAACTGAATGGCATTTTTAATCCAGATCAAAAGCAAGCCGAGGAAGTCGCGAAAATCAAAATGGCGCGCGATGCAGAGAAGGAGGATAAAGCACATTTATTCGACCTGCGCATGCAAATTTTGCAAGAGCTGGATCCCTTTGAGTCGGGTGCGGCAGAACTACAATTACACCACCTTGAGCACAACCGGCAAGTGATGGAAGCCTCTCTGAAAAAAAAATAA
- a CDS encoding DUF1801 domain-containing protein, whose translation MSGQAPLFLEIREFLLGFDGVRERRKAHVTSYVNRRGGLCHLQPTNAGIDVGFFKGVRLEDAYGRLWGSGKSKRWLSLDYLDEGLLLYYFIQAIEVNNGLGPT comes from the coding sequence GTGTCCGGTCAGGCGCCTCTGTTTCTGGAGATTCGAGAATTTCTGTTGGGTTTTGACGGGGTGCGAGAGCGGCGGAAGGCCCATGTAACAAGCTACGTCAACCGGCGAGGTGGGCTGTGTCATTTGCAGCCAACAAATGCCGGCATAGATGTAGGCTTTTTCAAAGGCGTCCGGCTAGAAGATGCATACGGCCGGCTGTGGGGATCCGGAAAATCGAAACGCTGGCTATCACTCGATTACCTGGATGAAGGACTGTTATTGTACTACTTCATCCAGGCAATCGAGGTTAACAATGGGTTGGGACCTACTTGA
- a CDS encoding twin-arginine translocation signal domain-containing protein codes for MKKQTTSRRTFVKQASAVAGAAFIAPGYSVNIISKKPADGEIVGHGDFKYKVHKYWGSLDAGQTPVKNCHEMVMDSQKRLIMVTDETKNNIIIYDKSGKLVNSWGDSFPSGHGLTIWDAGGEEFLFITDNGGVVVKTTLDGQEVMRMPTPHEIGVYTEEQRYVPTETTIGPNGDIYVADGYGSQFILQYDIEGNFIRKFGGRGDGEDQFQTAHGVCIDTRGSGDPTLLCTSRAHNAFKRFTLDGEYLSTIFLPGAFVCRPVIDDDMLYAGVCWSRLKYLNRTDRSGFVTILDKNDRVVSNPGGTAPRYVQGELQLMVQDLPIFFHCHDVCIDDDKNIYVCQWNAEKTYPVKLERI; via the coding sequence ATGAAAAAACAAACCACCAGCCGCAGAACTTTTGTAAAGCAGGCCTCTGCCGTTGCCGGCGCTGCCTTCATCGCACCTGGCTACAGTGTAAACATAATCAGCAAAAAGCCTGCAGATGGTGAGATTGTTGGCCACGGCGATTTCAAGTACAAGGTACACAAATACTGGGGTAGCCTGGATGCCGGGCAAACGCCTGTGAAAAATTGCCATGAGATGGTAATGGATTCTCAGAAGCGACTCATCATGGTTACTGATGAGACAAAAAATAACATCATCATTTACGACAAATCTGGAAAACTTGTAAATAGCTGGGGTGATAGTTTTCCATCCGGACACGGCCTCACCATTTGGGATGCCGGCGGTGAAGAATTCCTCTTTATTACAGACAATGGCGGCGTGGTGGTGAAAACTACGCTCGACGGGCAGGAAGTGATGCGGATGCCGACGCCCCACGAAATTGGGGTCTATACTGAAGAGCAGCGCTACGTTCCGACCGAAACCACAATTGGCCCCAATGGCGACATTTATGTTGCAGATGGTTACGGCTCCCAGTTTATATTGCAGTACGATATAGAGGGCAACTTCATTCGTAAATTTGGCGGCCGCGGTGATGGTGAAGATCAGTTCCAAACGGCCCACGGTGTTTGTATCGATACCCGCGGCAGTGGTGATCCGACGCTGCTCTGTACCTCGCGTGCGCACAATGCCTTCAAGCGTTTTACGCTGGATGGAGAGTATTTGTCGACCATTTTCCTGCCGGGTGCTTTTGTGTGTCGGCCGGTAATTGATGACGATATGCTGTATGCCGGCGTTTGCTGGTCGCGGCTGAAGTATCTGAACCGCACCGACCGATCGGGTTTTGTTACCATCCTGGATAAAAACGATCGCGTTGTATCCAACCCTGGGGGTACAGCGCCGCGCTACGTGCAAGGCGAACTACAGTTAATGGTGCAGGACTTGCCTATTTTCTTCCATTGTCACGACGTTTGCATCGATGACGACAAAAACATCTACGTCTGCCAATGGAATGCGGAGAAAACGTATCCAGTTAAACTGGAACGCATTTAA
- a CDS encoding alpha/beta hydrolase produces the protein MKERYWLQSLLPFFILLLFTPMHVFAQQTPAALEGAWEGNLVLPNGQLRIVFNLKAEGDGLSATMDSPDQGATGIPVTSTTLEAGILTLNASAIRGTYKGTVNEAGDAIAGTWSQGGMSLELNLSKTEKPTKVDRPQEPQRPFPYEEEAVFYDNAVGDARLAGTLTLPTSPGPHPAVVLISGSGPQDRDETIMGHKPFLVLSDHLTREGIAVLRYDDRGTGESTGNFAAATSEDLARDAQAAVDFLKTRSDIDASQIGLAGHSEGGLIAPMLAQKPDNVAFIVLLAGPGLTGAEILKQQTNLIAKAAGMSDALVEKLVATNTTLYAVAQSASSDTVAEELKAAVSRIKTELGPNTAGALGMGNEAAEQRIVAQLSSPWMRYFLSYDPAPALTKVKVPVLSIIGSKDLQVPAAGNTAAIQQALQAGNNPHFVAKVLPDLNHLFQTAETGAVAEYGQITETFAPEALDMVGNWIKEQVQ, from the coding sequence ATGAAAGAACGCTATTGGCTTCAGTCGCTACTGCCCTTTTTCATCCTGCTTCTCTTTACACCGATGCACGTATTTGCACAACAAACACCCGCTGCCCTCGAAGGGGCTTGGGAAGGTAACCTTGTGTTACCCAACGGCCAATTGCGCATCGTATTCAATCTTAAGGCAGAGGGTGACGGCTTGTCTGCAACCATGGACAGTCCTGACCAGGGGGCTACGGGTATTCCTGTAACATCAACAACACTTGAAGCCGGTATCCTTACCCTAAATGCATCAGCCATTCGCGGTACGTACAAGGGGACGGTGAATGAGGCCGGTGATGCAATCGCAGGTACATGGAGCCAGGGCGGTATGTCGCTTGAACTCAATTTATCCAAAACTGAAAAACCGACCAAAGTAGACCGGCCGCAGGAGCCGCAGCGTCCTTTCCCATACGAAGAAGAAGCAGTGTTTTATGATAACGCAGTTGGTGACGCCCGGCTTGCCGGCACCCTGACCCTGCCAACGTCACCCGGCCCCCACCCTGCAGTGGTGCTGATTTCAGGGTCCGGCCCCCAGGACCGGGATGAGACCATCATGGGGCACAAGCCCTTCCTGGTGCTCTCAGATCACCTCACACGCGAAGGCATTGCCGTGTTAAGATATGACGACCGCGGCACAGGCGAATCCACCGGCAATTTTGCAGCCGCAACATCTGAAGACCTTGCGCGCGACGCACAGGCTGCAGTGGATTTCCTGAAAACCAGATCCGACATAGATGCCTCACAAATTGGCCTTGCCGGCCACAGCGAAGGCGGACTCATTGCCCCCATGCTTGCGCAAAAGCCAGACAACGTCGCCTTCATCGTATTGCTTGCAGGGCCCGGGCTAACCGGTGCTGAGATATTAAAACAGCAAACCAATTTGATTGCCAAAGCAGCCGGCATGTCAGATGCATTGGTGGAAAAGCTTGTCGCAACAAATACAACGCTATATGCAGTTGCACAATCTGCCTCATCGGACACTGTAGCAGAAGAATTGAAAGCTGCGGTTTCCCGCATCAAAACAGAACTGGGCCCCAATACCGCAGGTGCACTTGGTATGGGAAATGAAGCAGCGGAGCAACGCATCGTGGCACAGTTGTCGAGTCCGTGGATGCGTTATTTCCTCTCCTATGACCCTGCACCGGCCCTTACGAAGGTAAAGGTCCCTGTGCTTTCCATCATTGGTAGCAAAGACCTGCAAGTCCCTGCAGCAGGCAATACAGCGGCTATCCAGCAAGCTTTACAAGCCGGCAACAATCCGCACTTCGTAGCAAAAGTACTGCCCGACCTCAACCATCTTTTTCAAACAGCAGAGACGGGAGCAGTTGCTGAATACGGACAAATTACAGAAACCTTCGCCCCTGAAGCGCTCGACATGGTGGGCAACTGGATAAAAGAGCAGGTCCAATAA
- a CDS encoding DUF6855 family protein yields the protein MSKHPIEKRGKENPWQLKTPPLSSGYEMYVDEKDGIERLVCTVGKTILYYDFRCIADLYAMLDAHADWILLGSKDEKQEAKPGTVEHWARSDENPIGGWYGLRKGYRGRFAMYIPPLMELLGLAEVEHNKRNNRMRAA from the coding sequence ATGTCCAAGCATCCAATTGAGAAAAGAGGAAAAGAAAATCCCTGGCAATTAAAAACGCCACCACTATCATCTGGCTACGAGATGTATGTTGATGAAAAAGATGGGATAGAGCGGCTGGTATGCACCGTTGGGAAGACGATACTGTATTATGATTTCCGGTGTATTGCTGATCTGTATGCCATGTTAGATGCACATGCAGACTGGATTTTGTTGGGCAGTAAAGACGAAAAGCAGGAAGCAAAACCGGGTACGGTTGAGCATTGGGCGCGTTCTGACGAAAATCCAATTGGTGGTTGGTATGGTCTGCGAAAGGGCTACCGCGGGCGTTTTGCAATGTACATTCCGCCGCTTATGGAGTTACTTGGGCTGGCTGAGGTAGAGCATAACAAGCGCAATAACCGGATGCGGGCAGCGTAA